Proteins encoded in a region of the Rutidosis leptorrhynchoides isolate AG116_Rl617_1_P2 chromosome 9, CSIRO_AGI_Rlap_v1, whole genome shotgun sequence genome:
- the LOC139868829 gene encoding uncharacterized protein has protein sequence MGLQHPFGRTIGLEISLFATNSLGYSDWSPRRTRSLVIGSSFHQAKLLQCGFSFNHHEKDQWTWSLSSNGRFAVKLLSGAIDEQILPNISIPIETLRNNLVPKKVEIFVWRALKRRLPVRMELDKKGIDLHSVRCPICDDDMETVEHSLIFCKHSLDLWNRVFEWWHLGNFSNLSINEILRGNSSTQMSNFGNKIWQAVEWVCAYYIWKNRNNKVFRDKCWNTPVALSEIQVKSFDWISNRSKGRNLEWLTWLSNPSVYLNI, from the exons ATGGGTCTTCAACATCCTTTTGGAAGGACCATTGGATTGGAAATTTCACTCTTCGCGACAAATTCTCTCGGCTATTCAGATTGGAGTCCTCGAAGAACGCGCTCATTAGTGATCGGATCATCTTTTCATCAGGCGAAGCTTCTTCAGTGTG GTTTTTCTTTCAATCATCATGAGAAGGACCAGTGGACATGGAGCCTTTCGAGCAATGGTAGATTTGCGGTCAAGCTACTGTCCGGTGCTATAGACGAACAGATTCTTCCAAACATCAGCATCCCGATTGAAACTCTACGCAACAACCTTGTTCCGAAAAAAGTTGAGATTTTTGTTTGGCGTGCATTAAAAAGAAGACTCCCCGTTCGTATGGAGCTTGATAAAAAAGGCATAGACTTACACTCTGTTCGGTGTCCAATATGTGATGACGACATGGAGACGGTCGAGCACTCACTCATTTTTTGCAAGCATTCTTTGGATCTTTGGAACCGTGTGTTTGAATGGTGGCACTTAGGCAATTTTTCAAATCTTAGCATCAACGAGATCCTACGAGGTAATAGTTCGACTCAAATGTCTAACTTCGGTAACAAAATTTGGCAAGCGGTCGAATGGGTGTGTGCGTATTATATTTGGAAGAATAGAAACAACAAAGTTTTTCGAGATAAATGTTGGAACACCCCGGTGGCGTTGAGTGAGATCCAAGTTAAATCCTTCGATTGGATCTCAAATAGATCTAAAGGAAGGAATCTAGAATGGCTCACGTGGTTAAGTAATCCTAGCGTGTATTTGAATATCTAG